A stretch of Chanodichthys erythropterus isolate Z2021 chromosome 20, ASM2448905v1, whole genome shotgun sequence DNA encodes these proteins:
- the rprm3 gene encoding reprimo, TP53 dependent G2 arrest mediator homolog 3: MNVSHGLLNRTISTAKHPLESVRGCCNFSVITSDGFGSPIQDERDQFIMRLVQIAVLCVLSLTVIFGIFFLGCNLLIKSESMINLLVEDRRPSKDAEIIMIAA, from the coding sequence ATGAATGTTTCACACGGACTACTGAACCGGACGATCTCTACAGCGAAGCATCCTTTGGAAAGCGTCCGAGGATGCTGCAACTTCTCGGTGATCACCAGCGACGGCTTCGGATCACCGATTCAGGACGAGCGCGATCAGTTCATCATGCGTTTGGTGCAGATAGCGGTTCTCTGCGTGCTGTCACTGACAGTCATTTTCGGCATCTTTTTCCTAGGGTGCAATCTACTCATCAAGTCCGAGAGTATGATAAACCTGCTGGTGGAGGACAGAAGACCCTCTAAAGACGCGGAAATTATTATGATTGCTGCATGA